From Ficedula albicollis isolate OC2 chromosome 7, FicAlb1.5, whole genome shotgun sequence:
atcccatcccatcccatcccatcccatcccatcccctggggacaTGCCCAGGGACAGGACGGAAGAGGGGCCGGGCACACACCCCGCAGCGCCCGTGCTCCATCCCCTGGGGCAtcccggggctgtccctgcctggggcgcgcagggctgggctctgttcTCCGGCCTCTCCCGCAGCCCCTCAGCTCTGGCTGCGCTCGCTCTTTGCCATGATGCAGGGAAGAAGCAGACACAAGAGCAGGACCCAGGCCAAAGCCGCTTCCGCAGAGCACTGGAGGTACCTGCAGCCATCCCCACCTGGGCTGGgcctgctgtcactgctcagcccagcacagcgCTTGGAGCACTCCATGGAACattcctctcttctctgctcttctgcagaTGTTTCTGAAGTTCAAGGGCAGGCGTGAAAAGACCACAGAGGATTCAGACAAATTTAGCTCCAGGCCAACTGATGCTAGCATAGCATCAATTGAATGCGCAGAAATGTCTAATTACATAGTGAAGGCTGACCAGGTAGCAAATGAGGCAAATTAAGACACTTGAATGAATGAGATCATAAGAAACACTGACATATAATTGTCATTATTGCTCACAATTATTCACGGATAATCATGTTCGTAAACAGAGGTAATAAGCACCCAGTGCCTATGGCTGGATTCCTCCCAGGATCATGCAGCCCATCAAGCCACATCTGCTTGCTCACCTCAACCTTTGAGGCCAGCACACTGTGGCAGGAAGGGAAGCACTTCTTGGGGGAAGCTGGGGAATCTCCTTCCTCAAGGATCACTCCAAGTTTCCCCCACTCCTCTTTCAGGTGCCAGCCATGGTGAGGATCATGCACGAGAGACTTGCGTCCCCTGAGACTGCTGATGTCAGGCTATTCATGAACATTCTGAGGATGGCTGAAGAACACCCTGCTGGTGTGGTGCTGACACTCCTGCGCTGTGCCCCAACGTGTGACAGGTACGGGGCCCACGGGCCTTGAGagctcagggctcagcagccTTTAGGGCCCATCGCCCTGTACAGCCTGGCCAATGGGGTCTGCCAGACAGGTGGAGAGCTCCAGGACCCTCAGGCCCCTCTGTTTCCTGAGCCTGCTGCCACCGGCaggctccctccctgcccctcagggcactggggctctgccacagctgcacagggcatGGTGCTGTGACTGAGAGCCCCTGACACCGAGCTCcaaccccacagagctgctgcaatgATGTGGAGAACCATAAGCTCATCAAGATCAACACTGGAGAAGGTGCTGCCAACAATGATGTGGAGAGCCATAGGCACATCGGGATCTACCGTGGGGAAGGTGCTGCCAATTCTGCTCTGTGTCATGGAGGACTGGCCTCTGCACAGCATGTGCACCTCTGATGGAGACAACGAAGATGTTTTTGCCCTGGCTGTGAGTTTCTGGAACTGGCCCTTGCTCACCCCCAGGtcacctctccagcagctctccgCCCTCTCTGTGCCTCAGGCGCTGGGCTGAAACCTGGGCTAGGGACAGGCTCAGGGGGCACCAGGCCCgctgctccctctgcctctcccctcGGGCCCTGCCCCATGGACACCTCGGCACTGAGCGCTGCCTCGGGCTGCTTCTTTCGCAGGCAACTCTGGTGATCTGGGTGATGGTCCAGGTGCCCAAGAGCCATGAGGCAATGTACATTTATGCCCCCCACCTCCTCGTGGCTCTGTTAGCTCAAATTTTTGACAGCACTGTGCATGGAACTGAGGAGGTTGACAACTTTTGGACACAATGCCAGGCAGAACACAACCTTCAAACAAACCCCAGCAGGTCATCCATCCCAGTCCTCCTGTCTCTCTCAtgcccccagggcaggagccagagctCACAGAATGACCTGGGTTTGCTCTGGACACAGGTTTGCAGTCCAGACCATGAAGTCCCTGCTCTGCCGACTGCGGTGTGACAACGTGGTGATGGCCATGGAGCGCAAGCGTGGCTGGGACACGCTGCTGTCTGCTGACACCCAGCACTATGCCACGGGTCTGCTGGCCAGGTGAGATCCCCATTTGCCCTCTGCCCCCAACATTCTGGGGTGCCCCACACAGTACCCATGCTCATGAGCCAGAGGGCCTTGTCACTGAGGGACAGCCAAGCAGACTTGAAAAGGATGGGAGAGAAGAGGCAGCGTCCCAAAGTGTCCACATTGCCTCCTGGGATGCTGGGGAAAGACGGGATCTCTGTGAGTCAGACTTGAGAGAGGTttgcccctgccctccctccacCTCAGCATCATAGTgcccttttcctcctgccagggagaTGCACCGTGACTTGACCCTCTTGTGTTCCCGCATTGCATGCCACCTGCTTGGGATGCTTAGCACAGCGCGGCATCGTTGGGATactccagctgctcagcacacaggAGCCACGCTGGgatctgcctgccctggcatTCCTTGTGGAGGTGAGCCTGATGGCCAGCGCTgcctccctgagctgcctcccagctctCTGGCCTCTCGTAGCCACAGCTGCCTGCGACGGTGCccgtgccctgtgctgctggctgggcccagccctgtgcagttctgggctcctgCCCGCCGGGtcccctgccactgccctgtgccTTTCAGGTCCTGGATTGCCTGGACTTGTGTGAATGTAGGGATGGTGTTCTGGAGATGATGTCAAGGTACCTACAGAGCGAGTGCAAGGAGAGGCGTCGCCTGGCACTCAGAGGCCTTGTGGTGCTCATCAAGGATACCTTTATGGTGAGAAGGGGAAAACTGCTCCTCAGGCTGGCTGGGCTTCAGGAGCTGAGGCAgatgctcccagctctcctgcctcacCTCCCTGAGCTCTTTGGCACAGGCCTTTGGCCGCTGGGCCCTGCGGCAGCAGGGTGGGCTTGCAGTGCCAGGGCGGTGTTGGCGCTGCAGCCGTTCATGgcttcacagcacagccttgtCTTCCACACAGGCCAGAAGAATAGGCATGCTGTCTCAACGCCTTGTGGATGTGCTGGGTGATGCAGATGGAGAGATGGTCAGGATGTCCCTCTCTGTCTTCATGAATGTTCTCCATTACAAGGGTATCATGGTATCTTGCACAACCGCCCCAAGGCTGGCTGAGGCGCTCCTACCACTCTTTGACCATGTAAggctctctgtccccagccccagccctggctgctgcccagaaACACTGTTCTCTGTGGATTTTAGGCTTTTGCTCAGGTGGTGCTGGAAAAATTGGTGCTTAGGACTTTTCAACTTCCTTTACTTCAGGACAACAGCCATGTGCGGGTGCTCTCCATTCAACTTTTTCACAAGGTGATGGACTTGGTAGTGGACGAGGGAAAAAAGGCCATGAAAAGAATAGTGAGTGAGAGCCTGCTCCCACTCTTCTTGCACTGCCATGAGGAGAACCAGCGCCTGGCAGAGGTGAGGACTCGTGGGCTGCTGGTGTTCCCCTGGGAGGGGCTcggctgcctcctgccctgctgcctggcgggctgcagcctcctccaggccttggcacagggacGCGGGTCCTGTGCCCTCAACTGCGGGGACATCtccacatctctgctgctctccaggcctCTATAGAAACACTGCTTCATGCAGCCGGGTTCCTGAAGAAGAGGGGTCTGAAGCAGGTAGTTAAGAAGGAGAAGCTATGGAAGTTTGCCAAACGCCTGGTAAGGACGGCCTGGAAGCGccaggctgaggctggagcagccccctgAGCGCGGCGCTCACCGTGTGCGCTTGGCAGCTGTGGCCCTGCCCAGCGCTGCACGCAGGGGCCGCACGGGCTCTTCTCCCGGCTCCTGCGGCCCCGAGCCGGCTGCCCACGGAGCCCCGGCCCAGCGGGGCTGCGGGCCGGGCCGGCACCGCGGCTCCTCGGGCACAGCCggccctgtgccctgcagagcccggGCCAGCggctggggccccccccccccccccccccccccccccccccccccccccccccccccccccccccccccccccccccccccccccccccccccccccccccccccccccccccccccccccccccccccccccccccccccccccccccccccccccccccccccccccccccccccccccccccccccccccccccccccccccccccccccccccccccccccccccccccccccccccccccccccccccccccccccccccccccccccccccccccccccccccccccccccccccccccccccccccccccccccccccccccccccccccccccccccccccccccccccccccccccccccccccccccccccccccccccccccccccccccccccccccccccccccccccccccccccccccccccccccccccccccccccccccccccccccccccccccccccccccccccccccccccccccccccagagcccaCAGGAGCCCCTGCGAGAGGCGGCCGTCATGTTCATGGGTGAGCCCGGGCTCCCTCCCCGCCCCGCCGCAGCTCGGCCCCAGCCCCGCCTGCTGCCCCGGCAGCTTCTGCCATCCGGGCCCGGCGCCGCGGAGCCCCGGCTGCCCTCGGGGCTGCTGCCGCCCTCTCGCAGCCGTGCCCTTGGGCGGCAGCGTGCGGCAAGGGCCCGGGCTGAGCCCTGCCGGCCCACGAGGGCCAGTGGCCGCAGGGCTGGCAGCGCCGCCGGCAGGGAGCTGTGCCGCTGGGCAGAGCCGTGACAGGGTCTGTGTTCCCAGGGATGGCCGGGCGGTGCCTGAgggggcagccaggagagcttcAGGTTCTCGAGAGGGTGAGTGAGGGCAGCGGGCTGGCagcggggctggcagggggagcTGCAATCCCTGCCCCGGCTGCggagggctctgctccctgtgcgGACAGAGGGTTGTGTGGACGGAGCACAAAGAGATTTCAGGGGCACCGGACGGGGGACGTAGTGAGAAGAGCACACAGAGATTTCAGGGATGCGCGCAGGGGAATTCGTAGGCTACACCTTGCAGCCGATGCCGTTGGCCCTTCCTTTCTTGTGGCTATAGCCAGAACTGGGAGGGATGGCATTAGCAGAACAATCGACGAGTGTTGTCGCTGGTCTTGGCTCTGACTGTGGTAGTTCTGTCTTCCAGCCCTTCAAGCCATGAGCAAAGATGAAAGCCCATCATCCACTAACCTGGAAATGCAAGCAATTTTTGGAACAAGATCTGCAGAACTAAGGTCATCTACTGGATTCAATGATCCACTCTCCCAAGAACAGTACCAGGAGACAGTGAGGAGAACACCGTCACTCACTGTCAACGGAGATCCAGACACGGCTGatgctgagcccagctgagcctgTGGGAAGTTCAGTAGCTTGTGCCTTCTCCCTCCCTGTTGacagctccctccctccagccctccaACCCTGCCTATCCCCTTTTTTTTGCCCCTATCTcatccccttccttcccctcccatcAATAAACAGTTTGGTTTCCCCCCTTACCTGCATCTCTGTGGAGCTAAAGCAGCACAAATCCAGAGCCCTGGGACTCACAGGCCCCTCCTGCCGTTCTCTTCCGCGCCGTGTTTTGTGCAGACACGCAGAAGAACGAGGGCAGATCAGGCTGGAAGGGTCTCTGTGCTGAAGCTCCAGTTCCACAACACTGTGGAGTCCAAGGTCTTGCTGAGCACCCTGAAGCCCCTGGATTTTAGAAGAGCCAAGCTGAGTATGCTCTGAATGCAGCTGGGAGGGATTCCATGGCAAGCACTCATGGAGGGCAAAGGAGCTTGGAATGCTGGAAGGTTTCAAGAATAGCTTCCTGAAAGCACAGcaatgctccatccctgcacaggGTCGGAAAGAGGGCAGAACCAGAGAGCATCAGGGCTTCACAGAGAGCTTTGGGTGTCCCAGAGAGCaaatgaagcagcagcacagtgcccGAGACTCGGACGCGTGACCGTGCCAGTGTCCGGAGCGCTGCCAGGCAGTGCCGGGATCCTGGGTGCGGTTCTGGTCCCACAAGTGAGGAATGGCAGCCCCTGCCTCAGACCCAGACAGAAAGCCAAGCAAGTGGGACCAGAGGGAGGGCACCCTTCCAGTCTCTCCTGGGCATGGCTGCAAAACagcccctgcccccccccccccccccccccccccccccccccccccccccccccccccccccccccccccccccccccccccccccccccccccccccccccccccccccccccccccccccccccccccccccccccccccccccccccccccccccccccccccccccccccccccccccccccccccccccccccccccccccccccccccccccccccccccccccccccccccccccccccccccccccccccccccccccccccccccccccccccccccccccccccccccccccccccccccccccccccccccccccccccccccccccccccccccccccccccccccccccccccccccccccccccccccccccccccccccccccccccccccccccccccccccccccccccccccccccccccccccccccccccccccccccccccccccccccccccccccccccccccccccccccccccccccccccaccgcaGGCAGGAGTGTAGGCAGGtgaagaggcagcaggcagcttgTGTTTGCAGAGGGCCTGGGGCTGCACATCTGAACCTGCACCTGGAAACACACTTGGGAGAACAcgagctggagctggagtgcGTGTCCTGAAAGGCTCAGAAGTGATTCAGCCTTGACAGGACTTCTTAGGAGTGCGTTGGTGTTCCTGGGGAAAGCTGCACATTTGGGGAAACACCTTTGGAGAAAAGGGGCTTGCTTCTTAAGGTAGGAACTTGTGAGCAAAAGTGGTTGTAGGGTGCTGGCTGCCTCAATAAAGCTAGTGCCTACTGCCAGAGGCCTGGGCAGAGGCAAGACTTGTTGAAACTCCCCTCTCCATTTGTAACATTCCCTTTGGCTCTCTGTGGTCCTTTCAGTCCTTGAGGCCCGCTGCCCttggcagaggggcaggggaaggcagaagGCTGTGAAGAGCAGCTTTGGCATCCTCCTATAGCTGTGGAGATTGAATCATcctagaatcatggaatattgTCTGCTTCCACTACCTACCATGGGCAGGCATTCCTTCCACTAGATGACTTTGCTTCCAATCTGGTGTTGAACACTTCCATGGTTGGGGCAGCCACAGGTTTTCTGGCCAATGTGTATTAGGGCcccatcaccctcacagggaagaatttctttctattaTCCAATATAAACCTACCCTTTTActttaaagccattctcccttgtcctgtcaatATATGATCAATATATAAACTCAAACTTGAATCTGAATTTATGAATCTGAAAGATAGATGATCTTCAGGGCTTTTTGCAAAGGACTGAAGATGCTGAAGTTTTTCTTGACTGACAAGGAAACCTGGTAGGGTTTCAATGAAAGGTACCCTTCAAATTGTCTTGTTGGAGAGGGGATGCCTGTGACCACAAAatgtgaggaaaggaaaaaatttgcTCTTGTAAAGTTATTTATTACCACCTCTTTCCTTTACAAGACAATAAGAGGTGAAGGTTGCGGGGAGGAGAAGTAGAGTAAGTTTCGTTTCTCTGGAGTTTATAAACTGCAAATCCTCGTGATGGGACAGAGATGTGAGCATCACAGAGATTGCTGTTATATGTTCTTCCTGGCAAGCAACAGAATAAAGGAAGGGAAGCTTGGGGAACAGCTCTATTTCTGTTGGAAGGTTTCTGGTAACCTGAAGATGTGAGATCTGCAGCCTTGCTAAGTTTGGTGTAGTTCAGTGATTAATGACTAAAttgattttgaaaacaaaccccagactATGGAGTTTGAGTGTTTATCTGAAGAGGAGATCAGTGCTTGTGTGGCTTTGCCAAGTAGCCAAGGGAACAACCAGGTCTAATCAGTGATTTAATGTAACTGGGTGTTGTTCCAGCATCAAGAAAAGTATCTTTGGGTGATAATATGAACACACCCCTCTATCTCTAAAATTATTGTTCGTAAGATCCACTCTAAAACTTTGATTTCCTCAAGTACTCACTTTTACTGGATGTTTCCAAGGGTAGTTTCAACAGATGTTTATCCATGTGCTTGTGGAAGTGAGAATGTACATTCACTACTCAATTTCCCCTTCCTGGTAATGATTAAAAGTTTTTTGATTGTTGCAGTCTGTAGTTTAATTGTTAAGACTCTGGTTTTGGTCTGTTTAGTATACAAGCAGGAAAAGGTTTTATGGTGGCTCTTTGTCCCACTAGCAGTCTCTTTTGCTAAATATCTCTGGAGACAAGCTGTCAGCTTTCTTGGACTCCTCCTTTTCTGTGAACATGCTGAGTGATCATGTAAAAAAGCCAAGATAGCAAGATTAGAATCAGAAGAAGAAATGTAATGGTGGTAGAGAGTTAATAGTTTCCATCTGGatgctgctgaaggagaagaGTCACAATGCAGCTTGTgaatctgaaaaggaaaaacaggagagCCTGAGTGCTCCTAGCGAAGGAGAGAATTTCATCTGTCCTGTTCAAaatcctgcctgctccctcaAGCAGCCCTTTTTTTTGGACCACTTATGTTTAGCTCAGTGGAGAACGGGTACTCAGGTATTTGTCTGGAGATGAGTTTGCAACAAGGACCCgacttcttctttttttttccctgtgaaaaatCATAAGGGCAGGCAGATAACTTTGAGTCCTCATTTGTCCTTCATTCTGGGCATTCCCACCACAAGAAGAGATGTTGATTTAGAAGAAAACCGTGCCCAACttggggaagcagagggagatCTGGGCTtgaatgagaaatgaaaaatgctgtggAATACAAAAAGACCAAACAGCAAATCCGGAGATTATAGGGAAATGTCATTTGCTCAGATTCTCTCTGTTCATATGCAGATAGGAAGGCAGGGTCCTTTGAGaattttttattatgctttGTGAGATTTATATTAGCAGAATGAATATTCACTATTTCTGGACTTCTTTGGAGAGCAGCTTCACAGCTTGTCTTGTCCAGAGTTAGCGTGttgaacacttttttttcttgaaacgTGAGAAATATTTGTGCTGTCAAATCTGCATGgcttttacttttgttttcagagaacCCTTACTTACTCGGGGATTTTATTGTCCCCATGTTGGTGGAAACCCTCCCTTTTTTGTTCTCATGAACTTACAAGTCTTTCAATTTTTCTGAAGAGCCAAGAGGATGTTTGAAAGatctgaatcttttttttttccttgtgaataACTGATTCGCTTAGAGCATCAGTGATTTAATTTCCAGACAAGCTGCAAAATGCaagctttcatttcttctgtgctgttaGCTGAAGCTGGAAATACTCTGCAGTGATAACAAAAAGTCAGTAGGATATTGTGATTGTCTGGGGAGGAATGGAAGTCTTTGCTGTTTTAGAACCACGTTTGTTTCAAATCTTCTGGCCGTAGCAAAAAGCTGAACAAGAACAATGTGTTTCTGTAGTTTCCTAGGATTGTCTCGCCTTGGGGGCGAGAGGTCTCTCTTTAAAACCCATTTCCCATTCAGTTTATCTCTTGTGAGTTCCATGCAGTTCCCACTCTAGTCGGTCACAAGTCTTTTGACTTAACAGCAAGTTTATTTGGGTTCAAGGTCCATGATTTTAAGTGTGGAGGAGGTTAGGAGAACTGACTAACACCTCCAAACGAGGCCCTGTGGCAAAtaacatggatttttttcctaaatctcCTCCAAAGATCAGCAGGAATATTGACTCTGAAATTGTAAGTTTCAATGTTGGCATTTTTTTGTCATCAGATGTGAGCAGGAATATTGACTCTGAAATTGTAAGTTTCAGCGTTGGCATATTTTTGTCATCAGATGTGACaaaagaggggttttttttcagagaaaggcATAAATTGTTTCCAGGGTGAGTGGGATGTCCTCCCCATGCGACACTGCTGGGAAGGATGTGGGGCTCTGGTCAAGTTGAGAGAGAAGTTCTTTCCCCTTTTAGAAAATTCTTACTGTAACTTGCACTTACCCAATTTTCAGGTCTTTCTTGGTATCTGAAGAACTTTTAATGAAGTATTCTTCAATAGAACATGAATCTTTCCAGCATTTGCAAAAATGTTCTTAGACTCTGAAGAAAAAGCCATTTAGAAAGAATTTCATgggaatcctggaatgctttgggtgggaagggatcccAAAGCCTATATCATTCCacccctaccatgggcagggacaccttccactatcccatatagctccaagccctgtccaacctgacctggaacacttccagggatggggcaccaccctcacagggaaggatttcttcccaatatccaatctaaccctgccctctgtcagtgtgaagccgttccctgtgtcctgtcactccatgcttTTGTAAACGGTCTGAGAATGGCCCCAGTCCttgtctgcaggcagagcaatgcttctgtgtgtgctgaggcCTTCAGAAAGTGAGGCAGAGCAGATGGGAATCTGCAAAGGAGTGGGAAGTACATTAATTAGCCTTTGCTTCCCAGTTTCTTCCAACATCTTTGCAAAATAGCGACAGTGAGTCATCCTGAAGGCTGGTCATTTTTCCTGTGGTTAAGAGTTCCCAGACTTTTGTGGGATGTGTTGGAAGCATGGATTTACTCCAGACCTTTTTTTACAGGGATCTAAGCTATCATAAATAAAAGTCAGGAAACCTTAGctaaaagccttttaaaataaattttaaaaattaaatcagtcaAGGTAAATATAAGGGGCCGTGTTCTGATTTATGTATGGATATAAACCAAATCCTATTCCTTGTAGGCAGGATTTAAGTCATATTGTTGCAGTGCTGCTTGGAAGACCTTCCAGCGACTTCAGAGAGGACAAGGATCTCAGATCTAGCACAACCTCTAGAGTGCACATCTGGCCAGTGGAAGAGGACAGCTGTGATAAGGAATTCTGCAGGTTATGTTAGCAAGCCAATGAGAACCAAACTAACTAAAGCATAGGaaacagcaggaagggaaggaagatgGACCTGTTTAACcttaaattcaattttatttctgtttttcagtgtcttttacATGAGGGAGaaggcagtgctgcttttgcCTCTACCTCTAAACTTCATGCTGTCTCTAGGCATGTAGTACAGAACTTAGATTCTAGTAAATGAGTAAATTTACCACTTATAACACCAAAATTATTAAGTGGGAAGCTGAACTCCAGAAATACCAGCAAGTCTGGTCTGATCAACTTAACAGCACACCACAGGAGCACTTTCTTCTGGTTGTGTTGTATCCCACACAAAGAAGTCATGCAGTGAGAGGGTAGACTCAAAACCTGAAGTTTTGACTCCAAAAGAGGTCTTATTCAGAATTACTGGAGGACTTTTCTTGTACATCACAgatgcagctcagctggaaaaCTTGAAACAACTCTTAGCTTCTTGTCCCTGTAGAATTTATTGCAGAATTTGGCATCCTTCAACATTCATGTGTGAAACTGATTAGGTTTAGCTGTTAATGTTTGTTGGTGGAGCTGGTACCAGCCCTTGCCTCCACAGTGTGTGAGTTGTCACGTGAGAGTGGTCAGCTctacagcagcaaaaccagtcAGAAGGAGGAATAATCTGGGGAAATCCCAAGTTATTGcactgaaagcattttcattttaatgttttggcCTGGCAAATTGCGTATTCAGGCAGTCCAAATTAACTAAAACTCATGTAATAATAGTTGCTAAAACTCATGTAATAATAATAGACAAAGGCAAAGAGATTGGGACTTTGAGGGCAAACTATGATATTTGGTAATGTATTCACAATATGAGTGTGATTGGGGACAGagtcagaaaaggaaatgataACAATTCCCATAAAATGGAGCCCTTCCCCCACATGTATcatgtgctttttttgtgtgcCTAAGCACTCTGGACCCCCTGAGATGATTGAGGAGATGGATTCAGCCCAAAGATCCTGGGAATGGAGCTTAGAATTAGGAGGAAGATAAGACTCAGAGATCTCTTGGCAAGTTCATTAACTCACCAAAGGCTTGTCTTAAGTTTGAGACTGGGTTTAGAGCTGGATTCTTTgattctggttttggttttttataaGTTTTGATTAGGTCTTGAGCACCTTGGCAGTGTTGCAGCCTTCCCAGAGAAACCCAGAGGGTTTCTGTGGCCAAAACAGAAACCCTCAGAGTCTGGCAGCGCAGGGATCTCTCAAACACTTTCAGGGGTTCTTTCAAACactttgctgtgtttgtgaCACTGAAGGACCATGACAGGCAACGTCCTGTTGAAACCCCTGTGTCTTGCAGGGTCACCTGTGGCATCCTTGTGTCTGTCAGCGCAGTGGCATTTTGAGGAGTGAGTCAGTGGGGAGAAAAGCTGTCAGAGGTTCTGCTGGACAGCTTGTCCCCATGGCAAGCCAGAACAGCTCCTTGAACTGTTTTGGAGCTTGACTCATGCCAGGAGGGGACCTTTTTCTTAGCAGTTTCCCGACTGCCTTCTGGGctcatttgttttccttacaggggtggtttgtgctgcagggactgcaAGGAGAGTGCATTCATCCTTCCTCTGACACATCCCTGCCTtgccctctcctgctcctggagagcacagctggcacaaACCCCTCCTTGAAGAGGTTAACCAAATGCATTGGATTCATTGCAGGATGAGGCTGGTAGGAAATGCAGAAGTGTGCAGTGCCAAAGCCACAATGTGTGTGCTCTTTCCATTGGGAACACTGACTCATAAAACGGAATAAAAAGCTGTTACATTTCTGCATGATGAAAAAAACGGGCCCCAGTCTCATCCCTCTTATGCATTCACACAGTCCCTGTCCAGTGAACGCTTTTCCTGTTAGAGCTTTTGAAACCTGCCCTCCCTTGGTAggaattaaatttatttcagctgaaaagagTTGGGTGTCACCTTGGATGGGCCTTCTCCTCACCCCTAGCCAGGGCCAAGCACTGATCTTGTGACTTTCTAAATACAGtccaaattatttatttgctgttattttaattCAGCTGAGAAGAGTTTGACCATGTCTCCCTTGGGTTGTGCTGTCAGCTGGCTGCTGATCAGTTATCCAAGGTATGCTTGgtagaaaatagagaaaaaagcCCTTCCCAATAGCCATGGTTCCCACTTCTAATTCCTGTTTCAGGCACAGTGTGAGAAACCAGTAGAAGTATATCAGATAATCAGAGGCAAGGAAGCTTTGGAGAGGGTGGGAATATTCTCACAGTGTCCAGCATGAGGTGCAACAGttaaacactgaattttattGCATGGTGTGTTACAGAGTGATTGTGATGTGATGTCAGACCTTGTGCAGTCTTCTTTATAAGCAGATaaattttagacaaaaaaaaaccttgagCCTCTAATTATTGCAGCTATGAACTGAG
This genomic window contains:
- the LOC101807205 gene encoding uncharacterized protein LOC101807205, which encodes MAEKRQGLSGVNSKKGSSASPAKKPNVVPRSQDGKKQTQEQDPGQSRFRRALEMFLKFKGRREKTTEDSDKFSSRPTDASIASIECAEMSNYIVKADQVPAMVRIMHERLASPETADVRLFMNILRMAEEHPAGVVLTLLRCAPTCDRAAAMMWRAIGTSGSTVGKVLPILLCVMEDWPLHSMCTSDGDNEDVFALAATLVIWVMVQVPKSHEAMYIYAPHLLVALLAQIFDSTVHGTEEVDNFWTQCQAEHNLQTNPSRFAVQTMKSLLCRLRCDNVVMAMERKRGWDTLLSADTQHYATGLLAREMHRDLTLLCSRIACHLLGMLSTPRWDLPALAFLVEVLDCLDLCECRDGVLEMMSRYLQSECKERRRLALRGLVVLIKDTFMARRIGMLSQRLVDVLGDADGEMVRMSLSVFMNVLHYKGIMVSCTTAPRLAEALLPLFDHDNSHVRVLSIQLFHKVMDLVVDEGKKAMKRIVSESLLPLFLHCHEENQRLAEASIETLLHAAGFLKKRGLKQVVKKEKLWKFAKRLVRTAWKRQAEAGAAP